A DNA window from Takifugu flavidus isolate HTHZ2018 chromosome 15, ASM371156v2, whole genome shotgun sequence contains the following coding sequences:
- the LOC130538958 gene encoding uncharacterized protein LOC130538958 has protein sequence MSSSQQDAGDNRSIPGMDRVDELAEYLVELREQTGLTLNNQQVSTILGLWQSLDKFDKDRIVYAARHQDRLLTGRFRSPKKKAVLTPGVESTKRCVLGSSASPAQWPNCCRLIETIFVRLCNIHTSPKKRGQHSVSRWPLILQDYKKIRQLVLCNGTLMQQTTLQRVVNQTTLMQWSNQRLKGQEVSVLLQGVQRPVAADPLPFAKTKPISLPQYQQQPPVTSCTHTICQQIQLDRQNLG, from the exons atgtcctcttcacaacaggat gctggagacaaccgcagcattcctggaatggaccgtgtagatgaactggctgaatacttggtggagctacgagagcagacgggattgaccctgaacaatcaacaagttagcaccattctgggtttgtggcagagtcttgacaaatttgacaaagacaggattgtGTATGCTGCAAGACATCAGGACCGGTTGCTAACTGGACGCTTCAGGTCTcctaaaaagaaggctgtgCTCACTCCTGGGGTAGAAAGCACAAAACGGTGTGTTCTTGGCTCAAGTGCTtcaccagctcagtggccaaactgCTGTCGCCTGATTGAGACCATCTTCGtgaggctgtgcaacattcacACGAGCCCcaaaaaaagaggacaacacagcgtaTCTCGATGGCCTCTAATTTTACAGGACTACAAAAAGatccggcagctggttctgtgcaaTGGGACACTAATGCAGCAGACGACCCTTCAACGTGTAGTGAACCAGACCACCCTCATGCAGTGGAGTAACCAACGGTTGAAGGGTCAGGAGGTGTCTGTTCTTTTGCAAGGTGTGCAACGGCCAGTGGCAGCTGACCCATTGCcctttgcaaaaacaaaacccatctctctgccacagtaCCAACAGCAGCCCCCAGTTACCAGCTGCACACATACCATATGCcagcaaatacagctggacaggcAAAACCTAGGTTAG